TACGTTGCTGTCGTTTCCAACTGCAATAAATTTTCCGTCTTTGATGGCAACGGCCGTAACATTTGGTGTTTTGGAATTGAAACTATGAATTTTACCGTTGAATAAAATAAGATCTGCTTTCATAATTCAGTTATTTAGCGTTAAGTTTTGCAATTGCTTCTTTGATTCCTTCGCCGGCAACATTGTAAAAAGCAGGACCGGCAAGCAGCGTGATTTGTGTTAATGGCTTACAGTCTGATAATTTTTTATCTTTTAAATAAGTTTGTGTTCTGTAAGCTTCAAAAGATCCTAAAACTACATTTGTCGCTACTAAAGCGGTTGGAGAATCGATTCCGGCATCTTTGATATCACTTGCAAAAGAATAATTACTAACACCTAAACGTAGTGCTTCGCGCATTGCTGTACTTCCTACACTAATCATTAAATCTGGTGTAAATTTATTGCGGTCACCAAGACCAATAAGTAATAATTGTTTGGATGCCAAGGTACCTTTTGGAGGTGTAATCAGTAAAGTTTCAAGGGCATGACCTGTAAATTTTCCGCTTTTGCGTAATTCGGTAATAATTCCTTTTAAGGCATCATCCAAATGTACCATTCCGTTTAAGTTTGCAGGAAGGGCTGGAGGGTTAAAAATATCACCTTCTGTGTATTCAAAAACACAGGCAACTTGTAAATCGGCTTCGGCTGTTGATGGTCCCTGAACCAATCCGTTTACGGCAACTCCGTCTACTTTTCCCCAGGTAACCTTTGTTCCAAGTGCAGCGGTTTGTGCTAAAGCAGTATTTGCAAATATTGTGATAAAAAGAATTAGAGCAGTATATCTAAGTCTGTATTTTGAGAAAATCGATAAATTTTTCATAGTTCTGAATTTTAGGTAACGTTAGTGTGATCGTGAAAAATATTTAAGGCATAGTCCCGATAGCTATCGGGATAGATTTATATTCTGAAATGAATAAAAAAGAATATTAAAAGAAACTAGTTTCTAATATAGCTATATGTTTAAATCAATTGTTGTTAAAATTTAAATCCTAGTCTGGCATTAAAGAAAACACCGTCTTTAGAATTTGGAATGATATCGTCGATAAAGGCACCGGTTTTAAAATATTGAATACCGCTTACGACAGAAATATATTTGTTTACACTATAAGTAAAATTGGCAAGATAAGCTGTCCCCATATAGCGTTCTGTCGAAGAACTTCCGCGAAGATTCAGTGTGCCACTTGGTCTGTAAACACCATCCTGTAGTGAATATCTCCAGTTAAAAACCATATCGAGTTGCATTTTTAACTGTGGTAATAAATCCATGGTGGCGTATGGATGAATATCTATAAGGTTTACCGGGCCCACTTGCGGACTGAAACCAAAATAGCCTCCTTTTGGATATAACGGATTGAACGTTTGCAAACTTCCGTCACCTTGATTTTTATCACCTGAAATATAATCATTTCGCAGGTTTATTGTGGGCTTAAATTTCACGTTTTCAAAAGAATAGCCAATATCAATCGATCCTGTCCACGCGTTTATGTCGCCAGAACCAAAAGAACCAAATTGATATGCCGCTTCCAGATTATAAATAAAACCTCCACCATATTTCCAAAATCTTGTGCCAATGGTATGTCGTTTTTCTGGAGCGATTCCTTCTTCAAACAGCGATTCGTCTCTCCTGAATCCGAGGTAATAAAGATCAAGATTTCCTGCTTTTGGAAATATTATTTTAGAATAAACTCCCCAAAGATTAAGCTGTTTCGACATTT
This genomic stretch from uncultured Flavobacterium sp. harbors:
- a CDS encoding M17 family peptidase N-terminal domain-containing protein, with product MKNLSIFSKYRLRYTALILFITIFANTALAQTAALGTKVTWGKVDGVAVNGLVQGPSTAEADLQVACVFEYTEGDIFNPPALPANLNGMVHLDDALKGIITELRKSGKFTGHALETLLITPPKGTLASKQLLLIGLGDRNKFTPDLMISVGSTAMREALRLGVSNYSFASDIKDAGIDSPTALVATNVVLGSFEAYRTQTYLKDKKLSDCKPLTQITLLAGPAFYNVAGEGIKEAIAKLNAK
- a CDS encoding alginate export family protein, whose protein sequence is MESSKSISQKNKNFGIIVMCFLLIGSIASAQNFKLLRYDENYEFLKDSSRNFYQNLKFIPLNKEKDFYMSLGGEARYEYVDFDNEDWGRLNIGHNNFLLQRYDLHTDLHLGKTFRVFAQLRSALQNGRINGPRGIDEDQLNVQNLFLDVNLYQKEDKKLTIRAGRQELDYGSGRLISVREGPNARLYFTGGKIMYSSARFSIDGFAMMADTVYTGVFDNKMSKQLNLWGVYSKIIFPKAGNLDLYYLGFRRDESLFEEGIAPEKRHTIGTRFWKYGGGFIYNLEAAYQFGSFGSGDINAWTGSIDIGYSFENVKFKPTINLRNDYISGDKNQGDGSLQTFNPLYPKGGYFGFSPQVGPVNLIDIHPYATMDLLPQLKMQLDMVFNWRYSLQDGVYRPSGTLNLRGSSSTERYMGTAYLANFTYSVNKYISVVSGIQYFKTGAFIDDIIPNSKDGVFFNARLGFKF